In Marispirochaeta aestuarii, the following proteins share a genomic window:
- the ade gene encoding adenine deaminase — protein MDLKRLIDVAAGRRKADLVLQNARIVNVHTHEVSDGSLAVDQGVIAGIGAYEGRKELDLNGAYLLPGLIDSHVHIESSLVSPEQFARLVVPRGTTTVIADPHEIANVAGLEGIRYMISAAKKAPLDVYFMLPSCVPSTSFENAGAVLDAAALEELIDDDAVLGLGEVMDYPSVAAGDEGILAKIALAAKRNKPIDGHGPMLEGRGLNAYRAAGIQTDHECSTLDEMRDRLRIGMRILIREGSAARNLSTLIKGVGPHTSRYCSFCTDDKQPEQILSEGHIDHSLRLAIENGLDPLTAIQMGTLNAAEGYGLARKGALAPGFDADMIVVDNLRHFTVQQVYKRGVLVARNQEALFAVNTPDISRVSGSVKVGELSQESFRLKLRGDLVNVIHLHPGNLITEKAVRKVYIDEQGFFVHREKLDILKLAVIERHRGSGNIGLGLVEGFQLKNGALATTIAHDSHNLIIIGDNDRDMLTAARELISCGGGMCAVREGKVLDTLPLPIAGLMSNEGADQLNQRLSRINRTAYEALRVNPQVDPFMSLSFLALPVIPELKLTDMGLFDVTNFEFININAE, from the coding sequence ATGGATTTGAAAAGGTTGATCGATGTTGCCGCGGGCCGGCGAAAGGCTGATCTTGTACTGCAGAATGCCCGTATTGTGAATGTCCACACCCACGAGGTAAGCGACGGGAGTCTGGCGGTTGACCAGGGCGTAATAGCCGGTATCGGAGCCTACGAAGGAAGAAAGGAGCTTGACCTGAACGGAGCCTATCTGCTCCCGGGTCTGATCGACAGCCATGTTCATATAGAGTCATCCCTGGTCTCTCCCGAGCAGTTCGCCCGGCTGGTGGTCCCCCGGGGAACCACAACAGTAATCGCGGACCCCCACGAGATTGCCAATGTGGCCGGCCTTGAGGGAATACGCTACATGATCAGTGCGGCGAAAAAGGCCCCCCTGGATGTCTATTTCATGCTGCCCTCCTGCGTTCCCTCCACCTCCTTTGAAAACGCCGGTGCCGTGCTGGACGCTGCAGCTCTGGAAGAACTGATAGACGACGATGCGGTCCTGGGCCTGGGAGAGGTCATGGACTACCCTTCCGTTGCAGCGGGGGATGAGGGCATTCTGGCGAAAATCGCCCTGGCGGCAAAAAGAAACAAACCCATCGACGGCCACGGCCCCATGCTGGAAGGCAGGGGTTTGAATGCCTACCGGGCTGCGGGAATCCAGACCGACCACGAATGCTCCACCCTGGACGAGATGCGTGACCGGCTGCGGATCGGGATGCGTATTCTGATTCGCGAGGGTTCGGCCGCCCGCAACCTTTCCACCCTGATAAAGGGGGTCGGCCCTCACACCTCCCGTTACTGTTCCTTCTGCACCGACGATAAACAGCCCGAACAGATCCTTAGCGAGGGACATATCGACCACAGCCTGCGCCTTGCCATTGAAAACGGGCTGGATCCCCTGACGGCCATACAGATGGGGACCCTCAACGCCGCCGAAGGCTACGGTCTCGCCCGCAAGGGAGCCCTGGCTCCGGGATTTGACGCAGACATGATTGTGGTGGACAACCTGCGGCACTTCACGGTGCAGCAGGTATACAAGAGGGGCGTCCTGGTGGCCAGGAATCAGGAAGCCCTCTTCGCTGTCAACACCCCGGACATCAGCAGGGTATCCGGAAGCGTCAAGGTCGGGGAGCTCTCACAGGAGAGTTTTCGGCTGAAGCTGCGGGGAGATCTGGTCAACGTTATCCATCTGCATCCGGGGAACCTGATTACAGAAAAAGCGGTGCGCAAGGTGTACATCGACGAGCAGGGTTTCTTTGTTCACCGGGAGAAGCTGGACATCCTTAAGCTCGCAGTCATCGAGCGGCACCGGGGGAGCGGAAATATCGGTCTTGGCCTGGTGGAAGGCTTCCAGCTGAAAAACGGCGCGCTGGCTACCACAATCGCCCATGACTCCCATAACCTGATCATAATCGGTGACAACGACCGGGACATGCTGACTGCCGCAAGGGAGCTGATATCCTGCGGCGGTGGAATGTGCGCCGTCAGGGAAGGCAAGGTGCTCGATACGCTGCCCCTGCCCATAGCGGGACTCATGTCCAATGAAGGGGCGGACCAGCTGAACCAGCGCCTGAGCAGAATCAACCGGACAGCCTACGAGGCCCTCCGGGTCAATCCCCAGGTGGACCCCTTCATGAGCCTCTCCTTCCTGGCCCTGCCGGTAATTCCGGAGCTCAAGCTCACGGATATGGGTCTTTTTGATGTTACAAACTTTGAATTTATCAATATCAATGCGGAGTAG